From the Paenibacillus sp. MMS20-IR301 genome, the window GGAACATTGGCCTTGTCCGGTTGGCCTCCGCCTTGAACCGCTCCCTGCTTCATCGCCTGCCAGTCAAGCTGGTTGATGTATACGACCGGAATGTGGCTATAAGAGCTGTCCTTCACAAAACCGGCAACAATCCAGCTCATCCCCGAAGCCTGATCCCGAATGGTACTGCCCAGCACAACACCCGACTCTTCCAGCTTGGAATCAACAACAGCACTGCCCTGCACCTCATTGGTAATGCCAGCACCTTCCGTAACCTTCGGGGCCAGCATCCCCGCCATATCCACCGCGAAAAAAGTGACGTCTGCCTTCATATCCTTATCTGCAGCAGTTATGGTGCTTGTCTGTACACCGAGCAGAGTTGCCCCGGCATCTCCGGCCACTGCGCGGGCTGCCGCAAGCTCTGTACCGCTTAGCTGCGAGCGCCGGAATGCATGATCCGCATCACTCTGGACGGCAAAATAATGGGCAGGCATATTCTCCAGTGCCGAGATATTCGCATAGGCCAGCCCCCTGGCCAGCCCAGTCACAAACAGCACCAGGAACGAGACCAGCAGCATAATCACCATAATAAGACTGTACCGTGCTTTGGAATGCCTCATCTCCCGCAAAGCCAAAAACATATTACCACTCCTAAACATTTTGTCAGCATACACATCATCGGTACCGCTTCGCATAACCTGGCTTGCAGGCACCGGTCCGGTTTGTCTGCTCTGTATACCGTTAGTTTAGAGTGTGAAGATGAACGGAGTATGAATAAACAATTACAGAAGCGGAAGGGTAACGGTAAAAGCGGTTCCCTCTCCCACTGTACTTTTCACCTCAATAGTTCCGTTATGGGCCTGGATGATCTTCAGCGCAATCGCAAGACCGAGACCGCTGCTGTTGCTGTCACGGGTCCGCGCCTGATCCGCCTTGTAGAACCGGTCGAAGATCATCGGCAGCTGCTCCGCCGGAATGCCCGGACCATTGTCCGTGACGGTAACGATACAATTCTGCTCTGCCCTGCTGGCTGCAATGCTGATCGTACCGCCTGCCGGAGTATACTTCACCGCATTGGAGACAAGATTCATCCACACCTGATAGAGCAGATTGGAATCGCCCTGCAAGGTAATGTCCGCAGCATTCAGCCGTACCGCAAGCTCCTTCTCCGTCAGATGCCATTCCATAATCTGC encodes:
- a CDS encoding ABC transporter permease, translated to MFLALREMRHSKARYSLIMVIMLLVSFLVLFVTGLARGLAYANISALENMPAHYFAVQSDADHAFRRSQLSGTELAAARAVAGDAGATLLGVQTSTITAADKDMKADVTFFAVDMAGMLAPKVTEGAGITNEVQGSAVVDSKLEESGVVLGSTIRDQASGMSWIVAGFVKDSSYSHIPVVYINQLDWQAMKQGAVQGGGQPDKANVPYNAIALDVSKAQANEIAGQLNNVEVITLKQAIASVPGYAAEQNSLLMMIAFLFIIAAVVLAVFFYVITIQKTSQFGILKAMGTKMSYLAWSVVGQVLMLSVVSLALSLLLTLGMNMGLPDTMPFQLDGKTMLLTSLLFIGMSLLGSLISVARVAKVDALEAIGRTGA